One segment of Bacteroidota bacterium DNA contains the following:
- a CDS encoding DEAD/DEAH box helicase, whose translation MLFNDLGIIEPILKALAQEGYTQPTPIQQQAIPAALQGRDILGCAQTGTGKTAAFAIPIIQQLTLNKPKDQRKQVRALILTPTRELAIQIAESFAVYGKNTQIHNTVIFGGVSQFNQTQQLRKGIDVIIATPGRLLDLMNQGFIHLNQLQHFVLDEADRMLDMGFINDVKKVIAKLPAKKQTLFFSATMPPEIASLANALLVNPEQVTVTPVSSTVEIIDQSIFQVSKENKKALLLHLLQDENIKNALVFTRTKHGADKVAKDLNRSGIRAEALHGNKSQNARQNALNNFKNNKCRVLVATEIAARGIDIDELSHVINFDLPNIPESYVHRIGRTGRAGLSGKAISFCDHEEHAYLKDIQKLTKQIIPVVSEHPFHLHIASKTIPAENKTQGSNGNRNKWNKFKSNRNFNRKAV comes from the coding sequence ATGTTATTTAATGATCTCGGTATCATTGAGCCCATATTGAAGGCTCTTGCGCAGGAAGGTTATACTCAGCCTACGCCTATTCAACAACAAGCTATTCCCGCTGCATTGCAAGGAAGAGACATTTTGGGATGTGCCCAAACAGGAACAGGGAAAACAGCAGCATTTGCTATTCCTATTATTCAACAACTCACATTAAACAAACCAAAAGATCAACGTAAACAAGTGCGTGCTTTGATACTTACACCTACCAGAGAGTTGGCTATTCAAATTGCAGAAAGTTTTGCGGTGTATGGCAAAAACACACAAATACACAACACAGTTATTTTTGGAGGGGTATCTCAATTTAATCAAACACAACAGTTGCGAAAAGGTATTGATGTAATCATTGCAACACCAGGTCGTTTACTCGATCTAATGAATCAAGGATTTATTCATTTAAATCAATTACAACATTTTGTTTTAGATGAAGCAGACCGAATGTTGGATATGGGTTTTATCAATGATGTAAAAAAAGTAATTGCAAAGTTGCCAGCGAAAAAACAAACATTATTCTTTTCAGCAACAATGCCACCTGAGATTGCTTCACTTGCAAATGCATTATTAGTGAACCCGGAACAGGTTACAGTTACGCCAGTTTCTTCAACCGTGGAAATAATAGATCAATCAATTTTCCAAGTATCGAAAGAAAATAAAAAAGCATTGCTTTTGCATTTACTTCAAGATGAAAATATTAAAAACGCATTGGTATTTACACGTACAAAACATGGTGCAGATAAAGTAGCAAAAGATTTAAATCGCAGTGGTATTCGTGCTGAAGCATTACATGGAAATAAATCGCAGAACGCTCGACAGAATGCACTCAATAATTTTAAGAATAACAAATGTCGTGTATTAGTCGCAACAGAAATTGCTGCACGTGGAATTGATATTGATGAGTTGTCGCATGTAATTAATTTTGACTTGCCCAACATTCCCGAAAGCTATGTGCATCGTATTGGCCGCACCGGTCGTGCAGGATTATCCGGTAAAGCAATTTCTTTTTGTGATCATGAAGAGCATGCTTATCTGAAGGATATACAGAAGCTCACCAAGCAAATAATTCCTGTGGTGAGTGAGCATCCTTTTCATTTGCATATTGCCAGTAAAACAATTCCTGCTGAGAATAAAACTCAAGGTTCAAATGGAAATCGCAATAAGTGGAATAAATTTAAAAGCAATCGCAACTTTAATCGCAAAGCGGTTTAG
- a CDS encoding epimerase: MKVNAIMTGATGMVGKGVLLTCLENENVDSILLISRKPIGIKHPKMKEILPQDFYDLSSISNQLNGYNACFFCLGISALGMKEVDYKWITFDLTLSIANTLIALNPDMVFCYVSGQGTDTSGKKKIMWARVKGSTENALLAMPFKGAYMFRPGFIQRMKGVRSSTAFYNGIYSVINPILPAAKSLFPNSITSNYQIGMAMINCVLFGYEKHQLGNTDINLLAAMK, translated from the coding sequence ATGAAAGTAAATGCTATTATGACTGGCGCCACAGGAATGGTTGGCAAAGGTGTTCTGTTAACCTGTCTGGAAAACGAAAATGTAGATTCCATTTTATTAATAAGCCGAAAACCCATTGGAATTAAGCATCCCAAAATGAAAGAAATTCTTCCTCAGGATTTTTATGACTTGAGTTCAATCAGTAATCAACTGAATGGATATAACGCATGTTTTTTCTGTCTGGGTATTTCTGCTCTTGGAATGAAGGAAGTGGATTACAAATGGATAACTTTTGACCTTACACTTTCTATTGCAAACACTTTAATTGCTTTAAATCCGGATATGGTATTTTGCTATGTTTCTGGACAAGGCACAGATACTTCCGGAAAGAAAAAAATTATGTGGGCAAGAGTGAAAGGCTCAACAGAAAATGCATTGCTTGCCATGCCTTTTAAAGGCGCTTATATGTTCCGGCCCGGGTTTATACAGCGAATGAAAGGAGTGCGATCAAGTACTGCTTTTTACAATGGAATTTATAGTGTAATCAATCCCATACTGCCGGCTGCAAAATCCTTGTTTCCAAATAGTATAACCAGTAATTATCAAATTGGAATGGCAATGATAAATTGTGTTTTGTTTGGATATGAAAAACATCAATTGGGAAATACAGACATAAATTTATTAGCTGCAATGAAGTGA
- a CDS encoding DEAD/DEAH box helicase: MQSFSEGGLNKSVLQAIAEMGYETPTPIQQKVIPQLLTGNSDIVALAQTGTGKTAAFGLPMLTLLDFTSDNTQALILCPTRELCMQITRDLKSFAKYQFGVNVTAVYGGASIRDQITEIKRGSQIIVATPGRMVDLLSRKNIINLSAIKYVVLDEADEMLNMGFKEDLDMILSATASNKTTWLFSATMPDEVLRISRKYMHNPVELTAGIKNQGNENIEHLYYVVQAKDKYAALKRIADYNPEIFAIVFCRTKIETQQVADALIKDGYNADSLHGDLSQQQRDYVMSRYRSRSLQMLIATDVAARGIDVNDVSHVINYNLPDELENYIHRSGRTARAGKKGVSISIINLREKGKISQLEKKIKRKFTLMKIPNGFEVCERQLMAMIHKVHDVEVNEEAISKFMDGIYTELQELSKQELIKRFVSLEFNRFLDYYKNAPDLNVDASRDDRNYDSRGGDVAKLFLNIGKMDGLDNKSLASFIASTAGIDKHDIVWLNVKGAYSFFEVKQQVTPKVVKAFSGKIIYQGRKVRLEQRGEQRNESRGDHENKIKRSKSKGRR; the protein is encoded by the coding sequence ATGCAATCATTTTCAGAAGGAGGACTGAATAAATCTGTTCTTCAGGCAATAGCCGAAATGGGCTATGAAACGCCAACACCCATCCAACAAAAAGTAATTCCTCAACTGCTTACCGGTAATTCCGATATAGTGGCTCTTGCACAAACAGGCACAGGAAAAACTGCTGCTTTTGGTTTACCAATGCTTACCTTATTAGATTTTACTTCGGATAACACACAAGCACTTATACTATGTCCCACCCGTGAACTTTGCATGCAGATAACACGTGATCTGAAAAGCTTTGCAAAATATCAGTTTGGAGTAAATGTAACTGCTGTGTATGGCGGCGCAAGTATCCGTGATCAGATAACAGAAATAAAACGGGGCTCACAAATTATTGTAGCTACTCCCGGTCGTATGGTTGATTTGTTATCAAGAAAAAATATTATCAATCTCTCTGCTATAAAATATGTAGTACTCGATGAGGCAGATGAAATGTTGAATATGGGTTTCAAAGAAGATTTGGACATGATATTATCAGCCACTGCTTCTAATAAAACTACATGGTTGTTTTCTGCAACAATGCCGGATGAAGTGTTGCGTATTTCTCGCAAGTATATGCATAACCCGGTGGAGTTAACAGCGGGCATAAAAAATCAGGGAAATGAAAATATTGAACACTTGTATTATGTGGTGCAGGCAAAAGATAAATATGCGGCATTAAAAAGAATTGCGGATTATAATCCTGAGATTTTTGCAATCGTTTTTTGTCGTACAAAAATAGAAACGCAACAAGTGGCTGATGCATTAATAAAGGATGGTTATAATGCCGATTCATTGCATGGAGATCTCTCTCAACAACAGCGTGATTATGTGATGAGTCGCTATCGTAGTCGCTCCTTGCAAATGTTGATTGCAACTGATGTGGCAGCTCGTGGTATTGATGTGAACGATGTGTCGCATGTCATTAATTATAATTTACCCGACGAGTTAGAAAATTATATTCACCGCAGCGGACGTACAGCAAGAGCGGGAAAAAAAGGTGTTTCTATTTCAATAATTAATTTACGGGAAAAAGGTAAAATTTCGCAGCTTGAAAAAAAGATAAAACGCAAGTTTACTTTAATGAAAATTCCTAACGGGTTTGAAGTATGTGAGCGTCAGTTAATGGCCATGATTCATAAAGTGCATGATGTGGAAGTGAATGAGGAGGCTATTTCAAAATTTATGGATGGCATCTATACTGAGTTGCAAGAATTGAGTAAGCAGGAATTAATAAAGCGTTTTGTTTCGCTGGAGTTTAATCGCTTTTTGGACTACTATAAAAATGCTCCCGATCTGAATGTGGATGCATCAAGAGATGATAGAAATTATGATTCCCGTGGTGGGGATGTAGCCAAATTGTTTTTAAATATTGGTAAAATGGATGGACTGGATAATAAATCATTAGCCAGTTTTATTGCTTCCACTGCAGGTATTGATAAGCATGATATTGTATGGTTAAATGTGAAAGGGGCGTATTCCTTTTTTGAAGTAAAACAACAGGTAACTCCTAAAGTGGTAAAAGCATTTTCAGGTAAAATTATTTATCAAGGTAGAAAGGTGAGATTAGAACAAAGAGGAGAACAACGCAATGAATCACGAGGTGATCATGAAAATAAAATTAAAAGAAGTAAATCAAAAGGCAGACGTTAA
- a CDS encoding T9SS type A sorting domain-containing protein, whose translation MLKSNSIFLNTLILCLLFSTSLHSQMVMDMDCTGDEMDPMTREHCKVMALVPICCATQTAIANGNWFSGSTWSSGNVPVAGENVYIPDDITITYNGSSNEAINWLRINGELKFSTNINTKLVVETIVVDTEGKLRMGTSANPVQSSYTCEVVFSDQGPINTIWDPYKLSKGIIMQGEYESRGAFKTPYVEMNSGTSAGSNKLTLASIPEGWNVGDKLVIAGITTGTTGAIDNENKQHDEVLIITAISGNEIYFQNMQDLSSVLLFNHTPPDGYGLKMHVSNLTRNVIFRTENWETVPFSERGHCMFMHTLNVDINNTLFLGCGRTNKGMLVTDPIVNDMGDLISGGGNPRGRYACHFHHGGPSDNTVTPANVYDCVVDGTPGWGFVNHQSFVTMDHNVAYNFKGSAFVTEDGNEIGSMTYNMAVKGLFDNSGFIMTDRVLVFDFGYDGTGYWLQSPNIDYAYNIAASCAGSGFFLFTEHELLPDNKRYLIPTSTLLDHTIAGANESMYQAVIPLRSNVGSIVYNSSIGFSIWAHMTNDDDVGGFASNKYQDFTHDKHTVIEGFKFWAIYTTGFHLSYSSQVHFKSGLLLGDLENRFETVDAAAPSSGYAFYSGAGAGGSNYIYENLQVEGWNKGILSFRTDDKLMWDDKENNYRTTKLIGGSLSNINYVIVPEDGINEYYETESFVFAKYFEVSGNPSFSSTLPDLSPIADFTYTQSGNKTIHLDASMLSYDLDQVVNTAGNGIAAAVWTLSDGSEFYGTDAYYQFPSNGSFPVTLTVYDCKGQTSSITKNVYVETADYKNAIVNSGFEGSEIDVTSMANSSPASIAKGWINTGNWRLVNGKISLGLSVGNQKPILQVIQDDYLRKGIVEFSFQAKNQGRTPDDNQLIAEVYGVNGEFEYKDPAVSGQITKWNNNDSTFSYDLLFQEDFGTAAFGWTTFKRDVDFGDGYQFIIVRFSSSNLKSGQSDTSALDNVCLPCKCEIPEGGFADELFSTSATLVWDNVGANSYLVKHKANSGIWIIDTVNNTYLELKSLTPNTRYQWMVSALCDDVYTEYSLTNKFTTPIDGSECTSPTILATNYVTDNTAMFSWNAIPGALNYKVSYKLDTDTKWTIAYTLKNSITITGLNSGASYTWGVRTECAEGWKPNSSGMSFTTLLTREGNGIDNENDLLASVYPNPADEVIQVMMYCETEQDVKLSIYDLAGKLIVSKTVTGDTGNSVVQFDISDIAAGTYIIKASNSETFVTDKLVIF comes from the coding sequence ATGCTAAAGTCTAATTCAATTTTCCTCAACACACTCATTCTCTGCCTTCTTTTTTCAACTTCATTACACAGTCAAATGGTAATGGATATGGATTGTACCGGCGATGAGATGGATCCAATGACACGTGAGCATTGTAAAGTAATGGCATTAGTGCCTATTTGCTGTGCTACACAAACTGCAATTGCAAATGGCAATTGGTTTTCGGGCTCCACCTGGAGTTCCGGTAATGTACCTGTAGCAGGTGAAAATGTATATATACCCGATGATATTACAATTACCTATAATGGAAGCAGCAACGAAGCAATTAATTGGCTGCGTATTAATGGTGAATTAAAATTCAGCACTAACATCAATACTAAACTTGTAGTGGAAACTATTGTAGTGGACACAGAAGGTAAGTTGAGGATGGGTACAAGTGCAAATCCTGTTCAAAGCAGTTATACCTGCGAAGTTGTATTCTCCGATCAAGGTCCTATTAACACTATTTGGGATCCTTATAAATTGAGTAAAGGCATTATTATGCAAGGTGAATATGAAAGTCGTGGTGCATTTAAAACGCCTTATGTTGAAATGAATTCCGGTACTAGTGCAGGTAGTAATAAATTAACATTGGCAAGCATTCCTGAAGGATGGAATGTGGGGGATAAGCTTGTAATTGCAGGTATTACAACCGGCACTACAGGTGCAATAGATAATGAGAATAAGCAGCATGATGAAGTGCTTATAATTACAGCAATTTCAGGTAATGAAATATATTTTCAAAATATGCAGGATTTATCTTCTGTGTTATTATTTAATCATACTCCACCTGATGGATATGGATTGAAAATGCATGTTTCAAATCTTACCCGCAATGTAATATTCAGAACTGAAAATTGGGAGACAGTTCCATTTAGCGAAAGAGGACATTGTATGTTCATGCATACATTAAATGTAGATATAAATAATACATTGTTTCTCGGTTGCGGCCGCACAAATAAAGGGATGTTAGTTACCGATCCTATCGTAAATGATATGGGAGATTTAATTAGTGGGGGTGGAAATCCACGAGGTAGATATGCATGCCATTTTCATCATGGTGGTCCGTCTGATAATACTGTAACACCTGCAAATGTGTATGACTGTGTGGTTGATGGTACACCGGGTTGGGGCTTTGTAAATCATCAGAGCTTTGTAACTATGGATCATAATGTTGCTTATAATTTCAAAGGTTCGGCTTTTGTTACCGAAGATGGAAATGAAATAGGTTCCATGACATATAATATGGCAGTAAAAGGTTTGTTTGATAATTCCGGTTTTATAATGACAGACAGAGTTTTAGTGTTTGATTTTGGATATGATGGAACAGGCTATTGGCTTCAATCACCTAATATTGATTACGCTTATAATATTGCAGCATCATGCGCAGGGTCAGGCTTTTTCCTATTTACAGAGCATGAATTACTTCCTGATAACAAAAGATACCTTATTCCAACCAGCACATTACTAGATCACACCATTGCCGGTGCAAATGAATCAATGTATCAGGCTGTAATTCCATTAAGAAGTAATGTAGGTTCTATCGTGTATAATTCATCTATTGGGTTTTCTATTTGGGCACATATGACCAATGATGATGATGTAGGAGGTTTTGCTTCAAACAAGTATCAGGATTTCACACATGATAAACACACAGTAATTGAAGGTTTTAAATTTTGGGCTATTTATACTACCGGATTTCATTTATCCTATTCCAGTCAGGTACACTTTAAAAGCGGATTATTACTCGGCGATCTTGAAAATAGATTTGAAACAGTAGATGCGGCAGCTCCTTCATCAGGATATGCATTTTATTCCGGAGCAGGTGCAGGTGGAAGCAATTATATTTATGAGAATTTACAAGTGGAAGGATGGAATAAAGGAATATTATCTTTCCGTACGGATGATAAATTAATGTGGGATGATAAAGAAAATAATTATCGCACTACAAAATTAATTGGCGGATCATTATCAAATATTAATTACGTAATTGTTCCCGAGGATGGCATCAATGAATATTATGAAACTGAATCATTTGTTTTTGCGAAATATTTCGAGGTTTCAGGTAACCCTTCTTTTAGTTCTACATTACCTGATTTAAGTCCAATTGCAGATTTTACTTATACTCAAAGCGGTAACAAAACAATTCATCTGGATGCTTCCATGTTATCTTATGATCTGGACCAAGTGGTAAATACTGCCGGTAATGGTATTGCTGCCGCTGTTTGGACATTATCCGATGGATCAGAGTTTTATGGTACAGATGCGTACTATCAATTTCCTTCGAATGGTTCCTTTCCTGTTACACTAACTGTTTACGATTGTAAAGGCCAGACAAGTTCCATTACAAAAAATGTGTATGTGGAAACAGCAGATTATAAAAATGCAATTGTAAATTCCGGTTTTGAAGGTAGTGAAATTGATGTAACCAGTATGGCCAATTCCAGCCCGGCTTCTATTGCAAAAGGTTGGATAAATACGGGTAACTGGAGACTAGTAAATGGAAAAATTAGTCTTGGCTTGAGTGTGGGAAATCAAAAACCCATTCTACAAGTTATACAAGATGATTACTTAAGAAAAGGAATAGTAGAGTTTTCTTTTCAAGCAAAAAATCAAGGAAGAACTCCGGATGATAATCAGTTAATAGCCGAAGTATATGGTGTGAATGGTGAATTTGAATATAAAGATCCTGCAGTATCCGGACAGATTACAAAGTGGAATAATAATGATTCTACATTTTCTTATGACTTACTTTTTCAGGAAGATTTTGGAACTGCTGCTTTTGGCTGGACAACATTTAAAAGAGATGTAGATTTTGGCGATGGCTATCAGTTTATCATTGTCCGTTTCTCATCCAGTAATTTAAAATCAGGACAAAGTGATACTTCTGCTTTGGATAATGTTTGTCTGCCTTGTAAATGTGAAATACCTGAAGGTGGTTTTGCCGACGAATTATTTTCTACATCTGCAACTTTAGTATGGGACAATGTAGGTGCAAATTCTTACCTTGTTAAACACAAAGCAAATAGTGGAATTTGGATAATTGATACTGTCAACAACACCTATTTAGAGTTGAAAAGTTTAACTCCGAATACTCGTTATCAGTGGATGGTGAGTGCGTTATGCGATGACGTTTATACTGAATATTCTTTAACTAATAAATTCACTACTCCGATAGATGGAAGCGAATGTACTTCACCAACAATATTGGCAACAAATTATGTTACTGATAATACTGCCATGTTTAGCTGGAATGCAATTCCGGGTGCATTAAACTATAAGGTTTCTTATAAATTGGATACCGATACAAAATGGACTATTGCCTACACTTTGAAAAACTCAATAACTATTACAGGACTTAATAGTGGCGCTTCTTATACATGGGGAGTACGCACTGAATGTGCTGAAGGTTGGAAGCCGAATTCAAGTGGAATGTCCTTTACAACTTTGTTGACCAGAGAAGGTAATGGCATTGACAACGAAAACGATTTACTCGCAAGCGTATATCCTAATCCGGCAGATGAAGTAATACAAGTAATGATGTATTGCGAAACAGAGCAGGATGTAAAACTGAGTATATATGATCTTGCAGGAAAATTGATTGTGAGTAAAACTGTTACGGGTGATACTGGTAATTCAGTAGTGCAATTTGATATCAGTGATATTGCAGCCGGTACTTATATTATTAAAGCAAGTAATAGCGAAACTTTTGTAACAGATAAGTTAGTAATATTCTAA
- a CDS encoding PorT family protein, producing the protein MKLRLFTVAAALIIVSMAHAQISVGVEVGPNFASQSSDADGFEAGSTTGFYFGIPVDIMLSDNICIQPSLAFMQKGSSSEYEFSVPNFYETSVEADFKLNYLEIPILVNYLIGSGNIRPVIGVGPSIGFGMGYKSSGTSTTKTTDPFTGDVTTTTDDIDDSGSFEDAGLSGIDFSVLIQAGVLMSDVGPGSLGLNLGYMLGLANINDGGANTLNNRGVKVALMYKFPIGG; encoded by the coding sequence ATGAAATTAAGATTATTTACAGTTGCCGCTGCTCTAATCATAGTAAGCATGGCACACGCTCAAATCTCAGTTGGTGTTGAAGTAGGACCTAACTTCGCTTCTCAATCCAGCGATGCTGATGGGTTCGAGGCTGGTTCAACTACAGGATTTTACTTCGGAATTCCGGTTGATATTATGCTGAGTGATAATATTTGTATTCAACCTTCTCTTGCGTTTATGCAGAAAGGATCTTCATCAGAATATGAGTTTTCAGTACCAAATTTTTATGAAACATCTGTTGAAGCAGATTTTAAATTGAATTATCTTGAAATTCCAATTCTTGTTAATTATCTTATTGGAAGCGGTAATATCAGACCTGTAATTGGCGTAGGCCCTTCTATTGGATTTGGAATGGGATATAAATCATCAGGAACATCTACCACAAAAACTACTGATCCTTTTACGGGAGATGTTACTACTACCACTGATGACATAGATGATAGTGGTTCTTTTGAAGATGCAGGATTAAGTGGAATTGATTTCAGTGTTTTAATTCAGGCAGGGGTATTGATGAGTGATGTAGGTCCTGGAAGTTTAGGTTTAAATTTAGGTTATATGCTTGGCCTTGCTAATATAAATGACGGTGGAGCTAATACATTAAATAACCGTGGGGTTAAAGTTGCGCTGATGTATAAATTTCCTATTGGAGGATAA
- a CDS encoding MATE family efflux transporter, with protein MQLQITYRQIFNISLPLMISSLFNNIINLIGVAFMGRVGETELAACGIGALLFITLTMIPYGLSVGIQIIISRRAGEKDERSIGTIFNNNFLFMFFVGFVMFAILKWAVPSFLQPIFSSQEVYEAAMVYLNYRVWELFLAAFAFLFIAFYTSIGKNQIITWSALSMLVVNIFFNYSLVFGKFGFPPMGIAGAGLASLISSCVAIIINFAYLIVSPFRKKFGLFQFKRFDWRAIYSGLKLSGPVVMQHVLSTGTWVLFFLLIERMGSGALAASNVAKEVYMVLGVTTWGFANATNSLVSNILGQNRHEEMFDLLKKVLVISISFSMLFCLLIVLMPELFIGIFTNDPHITELAKNPVRICGLCLVMMAVASVLFRAVTGTGATKYSLLLEVITLVVYVIYVVILVPVLHVNLTIAWTSELLYWFTLAILCWYYLKKGNWKTMQV; from the coding sequence TTGCAACTTCAGATAACATATCGTCAAATCTTCAACATCTCCCTACCGCTGATGATTAGCAGTCTGTTTAATAATATTATCAATCTGATTGGAGTAGCTTTCATGGGTAGAGTAGGTGAGACAGAATTAGCCGCTTGCGGTATTGGGGCATTGTTGTTTATTACGCTCACTATGATACCTTATGGATTGTCAGTAGGGATTCAAATTATTATTTCGAGAAGAGCAGGAGAGAAGGATGAAAGGAGTATAGGAACCATATTTAATAACAATTTTCTGTTTATGTTCTTTGTGGGTTTTGTAATGTTTGCAATATTAAAATGGGCAGTGCCTTCTTTTCTTCAGCCCATATTTTCTTCGCAAGAAGTGTATGAAGCAGCAATGGTTTATCTGAATTACAGAGTTTGGGAGTTATTTCTAGCGGCATTTGCTTTTCTATTTATAGCCTTTTATACCAGTATTGGGAAAAATCAAATTATCACCTGGAGTGCATTATCTATGTTGGTAGTAAATATATTTTTCAATTATAGTTTGGTGTTTGGAAAGTTTGGATTTCCTCCTATGGGAATTGCAGGTGCAGGTTTGGCTTCTCTGATTTCAAGTTGTGTGGCAATAATCATCAACTTTGCATATCTTATTGTATCGCCTTTTCGCAAAAAATTTGGTTTATTTCAGTTTAAGAGATTCGATTGGCGGGCGATATATAGTGGATTAAAATTATCAGGACCTGTTGTGATGCAGCATGTGCTTTCTACTGGTACATGGGTATTGTTTTTTTTGTTGATTGAACGCATGGGTAGCGGGGCTTTGGCGGCATCTAATGTGGCTAAAGAGGTGTACATGGTATTGGGCGTAACTACCTGGGGATTTGCAAATGCCACTAATTCTTTAGTGAGTAATATCCTTGGTCAAAACCGACATGAGGAAATGTTTGATTTATTGAAAAAAGTTTTGGTTATCAGTATTTCGTTTTCAATGCTGTTTTGTTTGTTAATTGTATTGATGCCGGAATTATTTATCGGCATATTTACCAATGATCCCCATATTACTGAGCTCGCAAAAAATCCGGTGCGAATATGCGGTTTATGCCTTGTAATGATGGCGGTAGCAAGTGTGTTATTCCGAGCTGTTACCGGTACAGGGGCCACTAAGTATTCTTTATTACTGGAAGTAATAACCTTAGTAGTATATGTAATTTATGTTGTAATTCTGGTTCCGGTATTACATGTTAATCTCACTATCGCCTGGACAAGTGAACTCTTGTATTGGTTTACATTGGCAATTTTATGTTGGTATTATCTGAAGAAAGGCAATTGGAAAACTATGCAAGTGTAG
- a CDS encoding DUF3822 family protein, giving the protein MQSYIHPDFNIAFTRHLSLFFEIDYTHFSYCIYNASSGEISVIKKIVFNQQSEMQFDFEKFQIAVNTEDTLHCPYHEQHAAIAWSPFTVVPAQLFDSNNVNKYLDFICNDDVDSATHFEFAESLDMYIVFTLHHKLRYFFEKVQPKVIWHHAILPFMFSNKTIVESTDSDQVFLDVKDGYYFLTLFRNTKLVFINRFNFSNADDFMYYLLLACEQKSFDRNILNLNISGELIQDSLIYKELYKFFMHISFNQNHGNLQIPVDLEIPFHTFYTLSGLQLCESFQAI; this is encoded by the coding sequence ATGCAGTCCTATATACATCCGGATTTTAATATCGCTTTCACAAGACATCTTTCTCTTTTTTTTGAGATTGATTACACGCATTTTAGCTACTGTATTTACAATGCTTCTTCGGGTGAAATTTCTGTGATAAAAAAAATTGTATTCAATCAACAATCAGAAATGCAATTCGATTTTGAAAAATTTCAGATTGCAGTGAATACCGAAGATACTCTGCATTGCCCGTATCACGAACAACATGCAGCTATTGCCTGGAGCCCCTTTACAGTAGTGCCTGCACAATTATTCGATTCAAACAATGTAAATAAATATCTCGATTTTATTTGCAATGATGATGTGGATTCCGCTACTCATTTTGAATTTGCAGAATCATTGGATATGTATATTGTTTTTACACTACATCATAAACTCCGCTATTTTTTTGAGAAGGTTCAACCAAAAGTAATTTGGCATCATGCAATCTTACCGTTCATGTTTTCTAATAAAACAATTGTTGAAAGTACAGATTCGGATCAAGTGTTTTTAGATGTAAAAGATGGCTATTATTTCCTAACATTATTTCGCAATACAAAACTTGTTTTTATCAATCGTTTTAATTTTAGTAATGCAGATGATTTTATGTATTACCTGTTATTAGCATGCGAACAAAAATCTTTCGATCGCAATATTTTGAACTTAAATATCTCAGGAGAATTGATTCAGGATTCTTTAATTTATAAAGAGCTATATAAATTTTTCATGCATATTTCTTTTAATCAAAATCATGGGAATCTTCAGATTCCTGTTGATCTCGAAATTCCTTTTCATACTTTTTATACACTTTCAGGATTGCAATTATGCGAATCATTTCAGGCGATTTAA
- a CDS encoding RsmD family RNA methyltransferase: MRIISGDLKGRRFNPPAKIPARPTTDSAKEGLFNILMNIIDFESVSFLDLFGGTGSISYEMGSRGCTEIVCIEKDVKSVNFIRQTATEFQLPVNVIQMDVFEYMRSTRTAFDVIFAGPPYKLDLLDQIPEEIFAAELLKPGGLFILEHNPHHNFDAHPHFKRKRNYGTTIFSIFEL; encoded by the coding sequence ATGCGAATCATTTCAGGCGATTTAAAAGGCAGAAGATTTAATCCGCCGGCAAAAATTCCGGCACGGCCTACAACAGATTCTGCAAAAGAAGGATTGTTTAATATTCTGATGAATATTATTGATTTTGAATCCGTAAGTTTTCTCGATTTATTTGGCGGCACCGGAAGTATCAGTTATGAGATGGGCTCTCGTGGTTGTACTGAAATAGTATGTATTGAAAAAGATGTGAAGAGTGTAAATTTTATTCGTCAAACCGCAACAGAATTTCAATTGCCGGTGAATGTAATTCAAATGGATGTATTTGAATATATGCGAAGCACACGCACTGCATTTGATGTAATATTTGCAGGGCCACCTTATAAGTTGGATTTATTAGATCAAATTCCGGAAGAAATTTTTGCTGCTGAATTATTAAAGCCCGGTGGTTTATTTATTTTAGAACATAATCCCCATCATAATTTTGATGCACATCCACATTTTAAACGCAAGCGAAATTACGGCACCACGATTTTCAGTATTTTTGAATTGTGA